A single Bos mutus isolate GX-2022 chromosome 16, NWIPB_WYAK_1.1, whole genome shotgun sequence DNA region contains:
- the TMEM88B gene encoding transmembrane protein 88B yields the protein MSDQERETEEDEGGDPSDTAPMLPQRFPDHQASDLMSPGWASLAAQGLGTLLFQGWALARLLLHLLLPAAVFLLVLLPAAAVVYLGFLCHSRVHPAPRPACRALLSDRGSAAVIVLGFLSLPPLLVLASAARYRLARRLHSLLPPPTWSPGPHRQSDGEKQLCAWV from the exons ATGAGTGAtcaggagagggagacagaggaggatgAGGGAGGAGACCCTTCAGACACAGCACCCATGCTGCCCCAGAGGTTTCCTGACCACCAGGCTTCAGACCTGATGTCCCCAGGGTGGGCAAGCCTGGCTGCCCAAGGCCTGGGGACCCTGCTGTTCCAAGGATGGGCCTTGGCCCGGCTCCTGCTCCACCTGCTGCTGCCTGCAGCTGTGttcctgctggtgctgctgcctGCAGCTGCCGTCGTGTACCTGGGATTCCTGTGTCACTCGAGG GTCCACCCGGCGCCCCGCCCCGCGTGCCGCGCGCTGCTGTCCGACCGCGGCTCCGCGGCAGTCATCGTGTTGGGCTTCCTCTCGCTGCCTCCGCTGCTGGTGCTCGCCTCGGCCGCTCGCTACCGCCTGGCACGACGCCTCCACTCGCTGCTGCCGCCCCCTACTTGGAGCCCCGGACCCCACCGCCAGTCCGACGGGGAGAAGCAGCTCTGCGCCTGGGTGTGA
- the LOC102272627 gene encoding ATPase family AAA domain-containing protein 3 isoform X2: MQEQTLQLEHQAKLKEYEAAVEQLKGDQIRVQAEERRKTLSEETRQHQARAQYQDKLARQRYEDQLKQQQLLNEENLRKQEESVQKQEALRRATVEREMELRHKNEMLRVEAEARARAKAERENADIIREQIRLKAAEHRQTILESIRTAGTLFGEGFRAFVTDWDKVTATVAGLTLLAVGIYSAKNATSVAGRYVEARLGKPSLVRETSRITVLEALRHPIQISRRLLSKPQDALEGVVLSPSLEARVRDIAIATRNTKKNKSLYRNVLMYGPPGTGKTLFAKKLALHSGMDYAIMTGGDVAPMGRDGVTAMHKVFDWASTSRRGLLLFVDEADAFLRKRATEKISEDLRATLNAFLHRTGQHSSKFMLVLASNQPEQFDWAINDRIDEMVSFELPQREERERLVRMYFDKYVLKPATEGKQRLKLAQFDYGKKCSEIAQLTEGMSGREISQLAVAWQAMAYASEDGVLTEAMMDARVQDAIQQHRQKMQWLKAEGSQPPTLRTQAE, translated from the exons ATGCAGGAGCAGACACTTCAGCTGGAGCATCAAGCCAAGCTCAAG GAGTACGAGGCCGCAGTGGAGCAGCTGAAGGGCGATCAGATCCGAGTGCAGGCTGAGGAGCGGAGGAAGACCCTGAGTGAGGAGACGCGGCAGCACCAGGCT AGGGCCCAGTACCAGGACAAGCTGGCCCGGCAGCGCTACGAGGACCAGCTAAAGCAGCAG CAACTTCTCAACGAGGAAAACTTACGGAAGCAAGAGGAATCTGTGCAGAAACAGGAGGCCCTGCGGCGAG CCACCGTGGAGCGGGAGATGGAGCTGCGGCACAAGAATGAGATGCTGCGGGTGGAGGCCGAGGCGCGCGCCCGGGCCAAGGCCGAGCGCGAGAACGCTGATATCATCCGAGAGCAGATCCGCCTGAAGGCCGCTGAGCACCGCCAGACCATCCTAGAGTCCATCAG GACAGCAGGCACCCTGTTTGGTGAAGGGTTCCGTGCCTTTGTGACAGACTGGGACAAAGTGACAGCCACG GTGGCCGGGCTGACGCTGCTGGCTGTTGGGATCTATTCCGCCAAGAACGCCACGTCCGTAGCAGGGCGGTACGTTGAGGCCCGGCTGGGGAAGCCGTCCCTGGTGCGGGAGACATCTCGCATCACGGTGCTGGAGGCGCTGAGGCACCCCATACAG ATCAGCAGGCGCCTCCTCAGTAAACCTCAGGACGCGTTGGAGGGTGTTGTCCTCAGC CCCAGCCTGGAGGCTCGCGTGCGGGACATTGCCATCGCCACAAGGAACACCAAGAAGAACAAAAGTCTGTACCGAAATGTTCTGATGTATGGGCCACCTGGTACGGGCAAAACGCTGTTTGCCAAG AAACTGGCGCTGCACTCCGGTATGGACTACGCCATCATGACGGGCGGGGATGTGGCCCCCATGGGGCGGGACGGCGTGACGGCCATGCACAAGGTCTTCGACTGGGCCAGCACCAGCCGGCGAGG CCTCCTGCTCTTCGTGGACGAAGCGGACGCCTTTCTCAGGAAGCGAGCGACT GAGAAGATCAGTGAGGACCTCAGGGCCACCCTGAACGCCTTCCTGCACCGCACGGGCCAGCACAGCAGCAA GTTCATGCTGGTCCTGGCCAGCAACCAGCCCGAGCAATTCGACTGGGCCATCAACGACCGCATCGATGAGATGGTCAGCTTTGAGCTGCCGCAGCGGGAGGAGCGGGAGCGCCTGGTGAGAATGTATTTTGACAAGTATGTTCTTAAACCGGCTACAGAAGGAAAGCA GCGCTTGAAGCTGGCCCAGTTTGACTATGGAAAGAAGTGCTCGGAGATTGCGCAGCTGACAGAGGGCATGTCAGGCCGGGAGATCTCTCAGCTCGCTGTGGCGTGGCAG
- the LOC102272627 gene encoding ATPase family AAA domain-containing protein 3 isoform X1, translating into MSWLFGIKGSKGEGTGPPLPLPPVQPGGEGSGDGGAGDRPGPKDKWSNFDPTGLERAAKAARELEHSRHAKEALSLAQMQEQTLQLEHQAKLKEYEAAVEQLKGDQIRVQAEERRKTLSEETRQHQARAQYQDKLARQRYEDQLKQQQLLNEENLRKQEESVQKQEALRRATVEREMELRHKNEMLRVEAEARARAKAERENADIIREQIRLKAAEHRQTILESIRTAGTLFGEGFRAFVTDWDKVTATVAGLTLLAVGIYSAKNATSVAGRYVEARLGKPSLVRETSRITVLEALRHPIQISRRLLSKPQDALEGVVLSPSLEARVRDIAIATRNTKKNKSLYRNVLMYGPPGTGKTLFAKKLALHSGMDYAIMTGGDVAPMGRDGVTAMHKVFDWASTSRRGLLLFVDEADAFLRKRATEKISEDLRATLNAFLHRTGQHSSKFMLVLASNQPEQFDWAINDRIDEMVSFELPQREERERLVRMYFDKYVLKPATEGKQRLKLAQFDYGKKCSEIAQLTEGMSGREISQLAVAWQAMAYASEDGVLTEAMMDARVQDAIQQHRQKMQWLKAEGSQPPTLRTQAE; encoded by the exons ATGTCCTGGCTCTTCGGCATCAAGGGTTCCAAGGGCGAAGGCACGGGGCCACCTCTGCCCCTGCCGCCCGTACAGCCCGGAGGCGAAGGCAGCGGGGACGGCGGCGCGGGGGACCGGCCGGGGCCCAAGGACAAATGGAGCAACTTCGACCCGACGGGCCTGGAGCGTGCGGCCAAGGCGGCGCGAGAGCTGGAGCACTCGC GACACGCCAAGGAGGCGCTGAGTCTGGCTCAGATGCAGGAGCAGACACTTCAGCTGGAGCATCAAGCCAAGCTCAAG GAGTACGAGGCCGCAGTGGAGCAGCTGAAGGGCGATCAGATCCGAGTGCAGGCTGAGGAGCGGAGGAAGACCCTGAGTGAGGAGACGCGGCAGCACCAGGCT AGGGCCCAGTACCAGGACAAGCTGGCCCGGCAGCGCTACGAGGACCAGCTAAAGCAGCAG CAACTTCTCAACGAGGAAAACTTACGGAAGCAAGAGGAATCTGTGCAGAAACAGGAGGCCCTGCGGCGAG CCACCGTGGAGCGGGAGATGGAGCTGCGGCACAAGAATGAGATGCTGCGGGTGGAGGCCGAGGCGCGCGCCCGGGCCAAGGCCGAGCGCGAGAACGCTGATATCATCCGAGAGCAGATCCGCCTGAAGGCCGCTGAGCACCGCCAGACCATCCTAGAGTCCATCAG GACAGCAGGCACCCTGTTTGGTGAAGGGTTCCGTGCCTTTGTGACAGACTGGGACAAAGTGACAGCCACG GTGGCCGGGCTGACGCTGCTGGCTGTTGGGATCTATTCCGCCAAGAACGCCACGTCCGTAGCAGGGCGGTACGTTGAGGCCCGGCTGGGGAAGCCGTCCCTGGTGCGGGAGACATCTCGCATCACGGTGCTGGAGGCGCTGAGGCACCCCATACAG ATCAGCAGGCGCCTCCTCAGTAAACCTCAGGACGCGTTGGAGGGTGTTGTCCTCAGC CCCAGCCTGGAGGCTCGCGTGCGGGACATTGCCATCGCCACAAGGAACACCAAGAAGAACAAAAGTCTGTACCGAAATGTTCTGATGTATGGGCCACCTGGTACGGGCAAAACGCTGTTTGCCAAG AAACTGGCGCTGCACTCCGGTATGGACTACGCCATCATGACGGGCGGGGATGTGGCCCCCATGGGGCGGGACGGCGTGACGGCCATGCACAAGGTCTTCGACTGGGCCAGCACCAGCCGGCGAGG CCTCCTGCTCTTCGTGGACGAAGCGGACGCCTTTCTCAGGAAGCGAGCGACT GAGAAGATCAGTGAGGACCTCAGGGCCACCCTGAACGCCTTCCTGCACCGCACGGGCCAGCACAGCAGCAA GTTCATGCTGGTCCTGGCCAGCAACCAGCCCGAGCAATTCGACTGGGCCATCAACGACCGCATCGATGAGATGGTCAGCTTTGAGCTGCCGCAGCGGGAGGAGCGGGAGCGCCTGGTGAGAATGTATTTTGACAAGTATGTTCTTAAACCGGCTACAGAAGGAAAGCA GCGCTTGAAGCTGGCCCAGTTTGACTATGGAAAGAAGTGCTCGGAGATTGCGCAGCTGACAGAGGGCATGTCAGGCCGGGAGATCTCTCAGCTCGCTGTGGCGTGGCAG
- the VWA1 gene encoding von Willebrand factor A domain-containing protein 1 produces the protein MLPWTVIGLALSLRLARSGAERGLPASALQGDLLFLLDSSASVSHYEFNRVREFLGRLAALLPVGPGALRASLVHVGSRPHTEFPFGQHSSGSAVQDAIRAAAQRMGDTNTGLALAYAKEQLFAKAAGARPGVPKVLVWVTDGGSSDPVGPPMQELKDLGVTIFIVSTGRGNLLELSAAASAPAEKHLHFVDVDDLHIITQALRGSILDAMWPQQLHASEVTSSGFRLAWPSLLTADSGYYVLELAPSTDPGAARRQQLPGNATGWAWTGLDSDTDYDVALVPESNVRLLRSQHLRVRTLPEETGPELIVVSHTRPRSLRVSWAPALGPDAALGYHVQVGPLRGGAAQSVEVPAGENSTTLQGLAPGTAYLVTVTAAFRSGRERALSAKACTPEGERSRAPRPQPQRTGGREP, from the exons ATGCTGCCCTGGACGGTGATCGGCCTGGCCCTGAGCCTGCGGCTGGCGCGGAGCGGCGCGGAACGTG GCCTTCCGGCATCTGCCCTTCAGGGGGACCTGCTGTTTCTGTTGGACAGTTCAGCCAGCGTGTCTCATTATGAGTTTAACCGAGTTCGGGAGTTTTTGGGGCGGCTGGCGGCCCTGCTGCCCGTGGGTCCTGGGGCCCTGCGTGCCAGCCTGGTGCACGTGGGCAGCCGACCACACACCGAGTTCCCCTTCGGCCAGCACAGCTCAGGCTCAGCCGTCCAGGATGCCATACGGGCTGCAGCCCAGCGCATGGGCGACACCAACACTGGCCTGGCACTGGCATACGCCAAGGAGCAACTGTTTGCCAAGGCGGCAGGGGCCCGGCCAGGAGTGCCCAAGGTGCTGGTGTGGGTGACAGACGGCGGCTCCAGCGACCCCGTGGGGCCCCCCATGCAGGAGCTGAAGGACCTGGGGGTCACCATCTTCATCGTCAGCACTGGTCGGGGCAACCTCCTGGAGCTGTCTGCTGCCGCTTCGGCCCCCGCTGAGAAACACCTGCATTTTGTGGATGTGGACGACCTGCACATCATCACCCAGGCACTGAGGGGCTCCATCCTCG ATGCGATGTGGCCGCAGCAGCTCCATGCCTCCGAGGTTACGTCCAGCGGCTTCCGCCTGGCCTGGCCGTCCCTACTGACGGCAGACTCAGGCTATTACGTGTTGGAACTGGCGCCCAGCACGGATCCGGGGGCCGCGCGCCGTCAGCAGCTGCCAGGGAACGCCACGGGCTGGGCCTGGACCGGTCTGGACTCAGACACGGACTACGACGTAGCCCTGGTGCCGGAGTCCAACGTGCGGCTCTTAAGATCACAGCACCTACGGGTGCGCACGCTGCCAG AGGAGACCGGGCCGGAGCTCATCGTCGTCTCGCACACCAGGCCGCGCAGCTTGCGCGTGAGCTGGGCCCCGGCGCTTGGCCCGGACGCCGCGCTCGGTTACCACGTGCAGGTCGGGCCCctgcggggcggggcggcgcAGAGCGTGGAGGTGCCCGCGGGCGAGAACAGCACCACGCTTCAGGGCCTGGCGCCCGGCACCGCCTACCTGGTGACCGTGACCGCAGCCTTCCGCTCGGGCCGCGAGAGGGCGCTGTCAGCTAAGGCCTGCACGCCCGAAGGCGAGCGCAGCCGTGCCCCGCGTCCCCAGCCGCAGAGGACTGGGGGCCGGGAACCGTGA